The Edaphobacter sp. 12200R-103 genome contains a region encoding:
- the dprA gene encoding DNA-processing protein DprA: protein MKSGQQVSAVNTVWTESQLAWLAVVLTPAMGATRTWRVMRRLGDPKQIFTASLTELESLGMPAQSAQFIFDGKARTAAEEEWNRTQENGGSILTPVDEEYPERLREIYDPPAVLWIRGDASLLSRPGIAVVGTRHPSTYGAGMAQMLSRDLAARGLTILSGMARGVDTAAHKGALEARGRTVAVWGTGIDVIYPKENKRLAEQIVESGGAIVSEYPLGTFPAPQNFPVRNRILSGLSVGVLVIEAAEHSGTRITARLAMEQNRDVYAVPGNVTNKNAWGPNTLIKQGAKLTATWEDIWEDLPSETRLELEQEVAITAGDESKSQEAASLFSETRLSEHERMILERLRQDETTQLDELMELLEGQLGSAEIFTGLFELELAGRVRQLPGKNYVRTM from the coding sequence TTGAAGTCGGGCCAACAGGTGAGTGCAGTTAATACGGTATGGACAGAATCGCAGCTGGCGTGGCTTGCCGTCGTGTTGACACCCGCAATGGGAGCAACCCGCACATGGCGCGTGATGCGCAGGCTGGGCGATCCCAAGCAGATCTTCACAGCCTCACTTACTGAGTTGGAGAGCCTGGGGATGCCTGCCCAATCAGCTCAGTTCATCTTCGATGGCAAAGCTCGCACAGCGGCCGAGGAGGAGTGGAACCGGACCCAGGAGAACGGCGGTTCGATCCTGACCCCCGTGGATGAGGAGTACCCCGAGAGGCTCCGCGAAATCTACGATCCGCCTGCGGTGCTGTGGATTCGGGGCGACGCAAGTCTGCTCTCGCGCCCCGGCATCGCCGTGGTGGGGACGCGTCATCCTTCCACCTACGGTGCGGGCATGGCCCAGATGCTCTCCCGCGATCTCGCAGCCCGAGGGCTGACTATATTAAGCGGCATGGCCCGTGGGGTGGATACGGCGGCTCACAAGGGAGCGCTCGAAGCCCGGGGTAGAACGGTCGCCGTCTGGGGGACGGGGATCGACGTGATCTATCCCAAGGAAAACAAGCGCCTGGCGGAGCAGATCGTCGAAAGCGGCGGCGCCATCGTCAGCGAGTACCCGCTGGGGACCTTTCCGGCTCCGCAGAACTTCCCCGTGAGGAATCGCATTCTGAGCGGATTGAGTGTAGGTGTCTTGGTCATTGAGGCGGCAGAACACAGCGGCACCAGGATCACGGCGCGGCTGGCCATGGAGCAGAACCGCGACGTCTACGCCGTTCCGGGAAACGTGACCAACAAGAACGCGTGGGGACCTAACACGTTGATAAAGCAGGGAGCTAAGCTTACGGCGACCTGGGAGGATATCTGGGAAGACCTGCCTTCGGAGACCCGGCTTGAGCTGGAACAGGAGGTAGCCATTACAGCAGGCGATGAATCGAAATCGCAGGAGGCTGCATCCTTATTTAGCGAAACAAGGCTCTCAGAGCATGAACGGATGATTCTGGAGAGGCTGAGGCAGGATGAGACGACGCAGCTGGACGAGCTGATGGAGCTGTTGGAGGGCCAACTTGGGTCGGCGGAGATCTTCACCGGGTTGTTTGAGCTGGAACTGGCTGGCCGGGTTCGGCAGCTGCCGGGAAAGAATTACGTCCGCACAATGTAA
- a CDS encoding mannonate dehydratase, translated as MDRRRFLAGSGTAALALGTRPGVAAPSKQRRMPKAMMKLGCQSAPTTDAHLKYLARYGVKHICGYPETSEGRVASTVDELSRMRDLAEKNGIEILCVGPPILTSSYIDREKHPAIMLAQSPERDRDIEQIQTLIRNCAQVGLPSIKYNMSILGVLRSGRAPGRGDASYSQWKLAEAKPKTPLTIAGHVDADAFWERITYFLDKVIPVANEYKIRMACHPQDPGVPPAGYQGVDRVLGTVDGLKKFVSIRESEYHGLNFCQGTVSEMLADPGKEIFDVIRYFGTRKKIFNVHFRNIRGHRDDFIEVYPDEGDVDMWKAIHVYKEVGYPYMLMPDHVPQAESDPHGLQSFAYCYGYIRGLIQAVQSQDA; from the coding sequence GTGGATCGAAGAAGATTTCTTGCAGGATCGGGCACGGCGGCGCTGGCGCTGGGAACCAGGCCGGGCGTGGCGGCTCCGTCGAAGCAGCGCAGAATGCCGAAGGCGATGATGAAGCTGGGATGCCAGAGCGCACCGACGACGGACGCTCATCTGAAGTACCTGGCGCGGTATGGTGTGAAGCACATCTGCGGCTATCCGGAGACGTCAGAGGGAAGAGTGGCCTCAACCGTCGACGAGTTGAGCCGCATGCGCGATCTGGCGGAGAAGAACGGCATTGAGATTCTGTGCGTCGGGCCTCCTATCCTGACGTCAAGCTACATCGACCGCGAGAAGCATCCCGCCATCATGCTGGCGCAGAGCCCGGAGCGGGACCGCGACATCGAGCAAATTCAAACGTTGATTCGCAACTGCGCGCAGGTCGGGCTGCCTTCGATCAAGTACAACATGAGCATCCTCGGAGTGCTGCGCAGCGGAAGGGCCCCGGGACGCGGAGATGCCAGCTACAGCCAGTGGAAGCTGGCAGAGGCGAAGCCGAAGACGCCGCTTACCATCGCCGGGCATGTGGATGCCGACGCGTTCTGGGAGAGGATTACCTACTTCCTCGACAAGGTGATCCCGGTAGCGAACGAGTACAAGATCAGGATGGCGTGTCATCCTCAGGACCCCGGAGTGCCGCCTGCGGGCTACCAGGGTGTGGACCGCGTGCTGGGCACCGTCGATGGTCTCAAGAAGTTTGTGTCCATCCGCGAGAGCGAGTATCACGGGCTGAACTTTTGCCAGGGAACGGTGTCGGAGATGCTGGCCGATCCCGGAAAAGAGATCTTCGACGTGATCCGCTACTTCGGAACGCGGAAGAAGATCTTCAACGTGCACTTCCGCAACATCCGGGGGCATCGTGACGACTTCATCGAGGTGTATCCGGATGAGGGCGACGTGGACATGTGGAAGGCAATCCATGTCTACAAAGAGGTCGGTTATCCGTACATGCTGATGCCGGACCATGTTCCGCAGGCGGAGAGCGATCCCCACGGTCTGCAGTCGTTCGCGTACTGTTATGGATATATCCGCGGTCTGATTCAAGCCGTGCAGTCGCAGGATGCGTGA
- a CDS encoding DUF3565 domain-containing protein, whose product MQRAIIGFHRDEENHWVAELECGHNQHVRHDPPWTVREWVTTEEGRRSRLGAELNCKRCDEGE is encoded by the coding sequence ATGCAGCGTGCGATCATCGGCTTTCATCGGGATGAAGAGAACCATTGGGTGGCCGAGCTGGAGTGCGGCCATAACCAGCATGTGCGGCACGATCCTCCCTGGACGGTTCGTGAGTGGGTGACGACCGAAGAGGGTAGGCGCTCGCGCCTGGGGGCGGAGCTGAACTGCAAGCGGTGCGATGAGGGCGAATGA
- a CDS encoding menaquinone biosynthetic enzyme MqnA/MqnD family protein, translated as MGNLLHPVRVAAISFLNPAPLMWDFEHPPLSAELAERYQLHYTLPSLCADELLAGRADLGLIPIASLTPELAIVPGCTIASLDRVRSIQLIVRGPHMLETVRTVAADNASRSSRAYVEILFRKFLGTQPDFLTMPADPVAMLQQADAALLIGDPALLAVEERARIEAAVGPCQWFDIAHEWISRTGLPWVAAVWAIRPEALTESHVPAATITADLIGSRDHGLSHIEDLVGEWAPRLNLPPAIVRDYLSVNIHYTLTDECIQAIRLFRSYAEEFGVLPPLPDLRFLQAYPPPR; from the coding sequence TTGGGCAATCTACTCCATCCCGTTCGCGTCGCCGCTATCAGCTTTCTCAACCCGGCTCCTCTGATGTGGGACTTCGAGCACCCGCCTCTCTCCGCAGAGTTGGCCGAACGGTATCAGCTTCACTACACGCTGCCTTCCCTGTGCGCCGACGAGTTGCTGGCCGGACGTGCCGACCTGGGTTTGATTCCGATCGCATCGCTCACCCCGGAGCTTGCTATCGTACCGGGCTGCACTATCGCTTCGCTGGATCGCGTCCGTTCCATTCAGCTGATTGTTCGCGGACCGCATATGCTGGAGACCGTCCGGACCGTCGCTGCCGATAATGCATCCCGCAGCTCGCGCGCTTACGTCGAGATTCTCTTCCGCAAATTCCTGGGAACTCAACCCGATTTCCTTACCATGCCGGCTGATCCTGTCGCGATGCTTCAACAGGCCGACGCTGCTCTGCTGATCGGCGACCCTGCCCTGCTGGCCGTCGAGGAGCGAGCGAGGATTGAAGCGGCCGTCGGTCCCTGCCAGTGGTTCGATATCGCGCACGAATGGATCAGCCGGACCGGCCTGCCGTGGGTGGCAGCCGTGTGGGCGATCCGGCCGGAGGCACTCACGGAGAGCCACGTACCCGCAGCCACCATCACCGCGGACCTTATCGGCTCACGTGATCATGGGCTTTCCCATATCGAAGACCTGGTTGGCGAGTGGGCACCGCGCCTCAATCTCCCGCCGGCCATCGTTCGCGATTATCTATCGGTAAACATCCACTACACCCTTACCGACGAGTGCATACAGGCGATCCGTCTCTTCCGCAGCTATGCGGAGGAGTTTGGGGTGCTGCCTCCGCTTCCCGATCTCCGCTTTCTCCAGGCATACCCGCCTCCGAGATAG
- a CDS encoding YqaA family protein: MTTMAAASVVADSVWRALAAVAPVHHRSALMHFLFTFGVFGLFLVSIVDSSFVPLPIPGITDMMLVLMAARHENWIMLVLIASAGSAIGGYFSYRVGRSGGMAFLEKRVPPRIFKLVREWMERHAVLAVALPAILPPPVPLSPFVLAAGALEMSRRKFLWVFTISRTARHLIAAGLGLYYGRSIVRLWNHLSAEYATTLLAVTWGIILACCAIAAWQLYRATKTIKATPDLTSRSGTAV; encoded by the coding sequence ATGACCACCATGGCGGCCGCTTCGGTTGTGGCTGACTCTGTCTGGCGTGCGCTCGCCGCCGTGGCCCCCGTGCATCACCGGTCGGCACTGATGCATTTTCTCTTTACCTTCGGGGTATTTGGCCTGTTCCTGGTCTCTATCGTCGATTCCTCATTCGTGCCTCTGCCCATTCCGGGCATCACCGACATGATGCTGGTGCTGATGGCAGCGCGGCATGAAAACTGGATCATGCTTGTGCTGATCGCCTCTGCCGGGTCGGCGATCGGCGGCTACTTCAGCTATCGCGTCGGGCGATCCGGCGGCATGGCCTTCCTCGAGAAGCGCGTGCCGCCCCGGATCTTCAAGCTGGTGCGCGAGTGGATGGAGCGCCATGCCGTCCTTGCGGTGGCACTACCGGCGATTTTGCCGCCTCCGGTTCCCCTCTCGCCCTTCGTGCTCGCTGCGGGAGCACTCGAAATGTCGCGGCGCAAATTTCTATGGGTGTTCACGATCAGCCGCACCGCGCGGCACCTGATCGCCGCAGGTCTTGGTTTGTACTACGGCCGTTCTATCGTGCGACTCTGGAACCATCTCTCAGCGGAATATGCTACGACCCTGCTGGCCGTCACCTGGGGGATCATACTGGCCTGCTGCGCCATCGCTGCCTGGCAGCTGTATCGAGCAACGAAGACGATCAAGGCCACGCCTGATCTGACGTCCCGTAGCGGGACCGCCGTTTAG
- a CDS encoding glycosyltransferase family 39 protein encodes MTEPRVASLEHAKERVSWTLAQLEKIALAFEARGSLLVFTIFVPIYLTITTLVARHKLLWDDEFFTLYLSRPATMDQMLAGLKTGADQHPPLFYYLIHQITAVFGLSHVTLRLLPMAGFGLMCVCLFYLLRNRTSVLWAFLGMLMPLTSSAIYYATEARGYGSMLGFCSLALLAWQRITSSQRRRVLWLCTLFFSSAMAVSSHYYAVLFFFALGLGEIARTVQLRRIDPWVWLALAGASVPPLAFLSIIRSANSYSAHFWAIPIWGSLLEFYPGILGNLANILILGAILFLIAALRSESYEQDGRQRVLRHFSTYEVVAWACIIAVPLFAMLLAKFVTHGFTERYALAGIIGAIVALCHLGFVVAPRPRSFPLLLCCTALLYFVVHGIRIMRIEGVAVTRLSEQMHLLGNHADSPLALSDITIFHQVSFYSPRAIIQNVAFVANPESSVKYLQQDTVDRGLLDLRPWFPLQIVPSQTFLAEHREFLVYAYIGAWSWLTYDLIPPYYDTRMLERYNSDVLLSAQRLSDRPPDATHAFDQAPPVTELFRSISTTGPSLCKQWMPHDSFCDLIEQERERSLLHPLIPRQSVR; translated from the coding sequence ATGACCGAGCCCCGTGTTGCCTCGCTTGAACACGCCAAGGAGCGTGTCTCATGGACGCTTGCCCAGTTGGAGAAGATCGCCCTTGCCTTTGAAGCGAGAGGCAGCCTGCTGGTCTTCACGATCTTTGTTCCCATCTACCTGACGATTACCACCCTGGTCGCGCGTCACAAGCTCCTCTGGGACGATGAATTCTTCACCCTGTACCTGTCCCGGCCCGCGACCATGGACCAGATGCTGGCGGGCCTGAAGACCGGCGCAGATCAGCACCCGCCGCTGTTTTATTACCTGATTCACCAGATCACGGCTGTCTTCGGGCTTAGCCATGTAACGCTTCGGCTTCTGCCAATGGCAGGCTTCGGGCTGATGTGTGTCTGCCTCTTCTATCTGCTCCGCAACCGCACCTCGGTGCTGTGGGCGTTCCTGGGCATGCTGATGCCACTGACCTCCAGCGCCATCTACTATGCCACCGAGGCCCGCGGCTACGGCAGCATGCTGGGCTTCTGTTCGCTTGCCCTGCTGGCCTGGCAAAGAATCACCTCCTCGCAGCGCCGACGCGTGCTCTGGCTTTGTACGCTGTTCTTTTCCTCCGCGATGGCGGTCTCCAGCCACTACTATGCTGTGCTCTTCTTCTTTGCCCTGGGCCTGGGCGAAATCGCCCGCACCGTACAGCTCCGCCGCATCGACCCCTGGGTCTGGCTGGCCCTCGCGGGGGCCAGCGTTCCACCGCTTGCGTTCCTCTCCATCATCCGCAGCGCCAACTCCTACTCCGCACATTTCTGGGCGATCCCCATCTGGGGAAGCCTACTGGAGTTCTACCCCGGCATCCTCGGCAATCTGGCAAACATTCTGATCCTCGGCGCCATTCTCTTCCTCATCGCCGCCCTCCGGTCCGAATCCTACGAGCAGGATGGCAGGCAGCGGGTGCTGCGTCACTTCTCAACCTACGAGGTGGTGGCCTGGGCCTGTATCATCGCGGTTCCTCTCTTCGCCATGCTGTTAGCAAAGTTCGTGACCCACGGCTTTACAGAGCGCTACGCCCTGGCAGGCATCATCGGGGCAATTGTGGCGTTGTGCCACCTCGGGTTTGTCGTAGCACCCCGTCCTCGCAGCTTTCCTCTTCTTCTCTGCTGCACAGCTTTGCTCTACTTCGTCGTTCATGGCATCAGAATCATGCGTATCGAGGGAGTAGCCGTCACCCGCCTGAGCGAACAGATGCATCTGCTCGGCAATCATGCGGACTCTCCGCTTGCGCTCTCCGACATCACGATCTTTCACCAGGTCTCGTTCTACTCACCGCGGGCGATAATCCAGAACGTTGCCTTCGTCGCCAATCCGGAATCCTCCGTGAAATACCTCCAGCAGGACACGGTCGATCGCGGACTGCTGGATCTGCGTCCATGGTTTCCACTGCAGATCGTACCCAGCCAGACCTTCCTGGCAGAGCATCGTGAGTTCCTGGTCTATGCCTATATCGGGGCGTGGAGCTGGCTGACTTATGACCTGATTCCGCCGTATTACGACACCAGGATGCTGGAACGCTATAACTCCGACGTTCTGCTCAGCGCGCAGCGGCTGAGCGACCGTCCACCGGATGCAACCCATGCTTTCGATCAGGCTCCTCCGGTCACCGAGTTGTTCCGCAGTATCAGCACAACCGGACCCTCGCTTTGCAAACAGTGGATGCCGCACGACAGCTTCTGCGACCTCATCGAACAGGAACGGGAGCGCTCCCTGCTACATCCCCTGATACCGCGACAGTCCGTGCGATAG
- a CDS encoding beta-ketoacyl-ACP synthase III, which translates to MSLTLKPRAQVRAKISSVGTYVPPGLLTNADLEKMVETNDQWIVERTGIRERHLVEPGVATSDLAVEAAKCCLAKRGVDASEVEVIIVATVTPDMLFPATACLVQNKLGAKGAWGFDLSAACSGFPYALQVGAKLIESGMHKKVLVIGADVMSSIIDYTDRATCVIFGDGAGAVLLEPCEEGEVGLIDYWHEIDGSGAVALNMPGGGSLHPATAETVAKKMHYVHQDGQTVYKFAVRKMAEAAETVLTRNGVVGSDLACFIPHQANKRIILSTAERLGMPEDCVVINIDRFGNTTAGTIPLAMQTALDEKRLKKGDLVLLASVGAGFTVGATLLRWEF; encoded by the coding sequence TTGAGTCTGACGTTGAAGCCGCGCGCGCAGGTGCGGGCAAAGATCTCTTCAGTAGGTACTTACGTTCCCCCTGGGTTGCTGACCAACGCAGACCTGGAAAAGATGGTCGAAACCAACGACCAGTGGATTGTGGAGCGCACGGGAATCCGCGAGCGGCATCTGGTCGAACCAGGCGTGGCCACCAGCGATCTCGCAGTCGAGGCAGCGAAGTGCTGCCTGGCGAAGCGCGGCGTGGATGCCAGCGAGGTTGAGGTCATCATTGTGGCCACGGTAACGCCGGACATGCTGTTTCCGGCGACGGCCTGCCTGGTTCAGAACAAGCTGGGAGCCAAGGGTGCATGGGGCTTTGATCTCTCCGCCGCATGCTCTGGATTTCCTTATGCCCTGCAGGTAGGGGCGAAGCTGATCGAGAGCGGGATGCACAAGAAAGTTCTGGTGATCGGAGCCGATGTGATGAGCTCCATCATCGACTATACCGACCGTGCGACGTGCGTCATCTTTGGAGATGGCGCCGGCGCGGTTCTGCTGGAGCCGTGTGAAGAGGGCGAAGTCGGTTTGATCGACTACTGGCACGAGATTGATGGATCGGGCGCGGTGGCGCTCAATATGCCCGGAGGCGGAAGTCTGCATCCCGCCACGGCAGAGACGGTCGCAAAGAAGATGCACTATGTCCACCAGGACGGACAGACGGTCTACAAGTTTGCCGTCCGCAAAATGGCCGAGGCTGCCGAGACAGTCCTGACCCGCAATGGCGTAGTCGGAAGCGACCTTGCCTGCTTTATTCCCCACCAGGCGAATAAGCGCATCATTCTGTCGACTGCAGAGAGGCTGGGAATGCCGGAGGATTGCGTGGTCATCAATATCGATCGCTTTGGCAATACCACGGCGGGTACGATTCCACTGGCGATGCAGACCGCGCTTGACGAGAAACGCCTGAAGAAGGGCGATTTGGTATTGCTTGCCAGCGTCGGAGCGGGATTCACCGTAGGCGCTACGCTGCTGCGCTGGGAGTTTTAA
- a CDS encoding pectinesterase family protein yields MRLVLPLFLAASCVFTSPSIAQNVHVRVAHGVKTGVEGTTEFPTIQMAMDHHPFAGKNGRVYIEIEPGVYHERVIVTQNHPNITFVGMGKRPEDVVISNSMNAKQAGGTFFTETVRVDAPGFEADNLTFENTAGNTGQAVAIAVRSDRAIFKHCRILGHQDTLFADYGRQYYLDTYIEGTVDFIFGNAQAVFDHSELHELSPGYLTAQSRTSASQTTGYVIANSRVTADDAGLAGHHFFLGRPWRPYSRVVYLHTELPSTVAPQGWNNWGKASNEQTAYYAEFENFGPGATTAARPSWIHQLPPGQAKQFEPANFLRGKDHWDPLAQAKKLP; encoded by the coding sequence ATGCGATTGGTCCTGCCACTTTTTCTCGCCGCTTCCTGTGTCTTCACTTCCCCTTCCATCGCTCAGAACGTCCACGTTCGCGTAGCTCATGGAGTAAAGACCGGCGTCGAGGGCACGACCGAATTCCCGACCATCCAGATGGCCATGGACCACCATCCCTTCGCGGGGAAAAACGGCCGCGTCTACATCGAGATCGAGCCCGGCGTTTATCACGAGCGCGTGATCGTGACCCAGAACCACCCCAACATTACCTTCGTTGGAATGGGAAAGAGACCAGAGGACGTCGTCATCTCCAACTCCATGAACGCCAAACAGGCGGGAGGAACCTTCTTCACCGAAACCGTCCGGGTGGACGCTCCCGGCTTTGAGGCCGACAACCTTACCTTCGAGAACACCGCCGGAAACACAGGTCAGGCCGTCGCCATCGCCGTCCGGTCCGACCGCGCTATCTTCAAACATTGCCGCATCCTGGGCCACCAGGACACTCTCTTCGCCGACTACGGCCGGCAATACTATCTGGACACCTACATCGAGGGGACCGTCGACTTCATCTTCGGGAATGCGCAGGCCGTCTTCGACCACTCCGAGCTGCACGAACTCTCACCGGGCTATCTGACAGCGCAGTCGCGCACCTCGGCGAGCCAGACGACCGGCTACGTCATCGCCAACAGCCGCGTCACGGCCGATGACGCCGGCCTCGCCGGGCATCACTTCTTCCTCGGCCGTCCGTGGCGCCCCTACTCACGCGTCGTCTATCTCCATACTGAGCTGCCCTCCACTGTTGCTCCGCAGGGATGGAACAACTGGGGGAAAGCTTCTAACGAGCAGACTGCCTACTATGCTGAGTTCGAAAACTTCGGTCCAGGGGCCACAACCGCTGCGCGTCCCTCCTGGATACATCAACTGCCCCCCGGTCAGGCAAAGCAATTCGAGCCCGCAAACTTCCTTCGCGGCAAAGATCACTGGGATCCTCTCGCTCAGGCAAAGAAGCTTCCCTAG